GCATCGCCAAGAATGCCCGGGAAGAGAAGCTGCGCGCACGGGCGGCCAAGCTGCACGAAGAAGAAGAGAACGCCCGCATGGCGAAGCTGTATCGCCAAGTGGTGCTGAAAGAGCAGACCCCGGATACGGCCAACTTTGTGCCGCTCAACTCGCTGGCCAGCACACCCGCCCCGGCGCCGGCGGAGACGATAGAGGAGAAGGAAGAGGTCTACGGGGACTAGGCAAAGTATTCCACCGAACGGCCGCCCAGTGGGCGGCCGTTCTTTTTTCCGCAGCACGCGGAGTAGAATCTGGCGCATGCCGAAATCCACCCCGCTTGCGCTGCCACTGATCGTCGTGCTGGTGCTCGGCGGCTGCACCATGTGGAAGGAAAAGCAGCCGGCCACCTGGAACAGCGCCACCGGAGCCGAGCAGTTCGAGCGCCTGTTGTGGCAGGAGATCAAGGCGCGCAACTGGCCGGAGGTAGAGCGGCATCTGGGATCAAACCTGGTGGTGGTTGTGCCCACCGGGACGCGCGACCGCGCGGCCCAGATGGAGTTCCTCAAGGGCGTGGAAATCACCGACTATTCCATCGGTGAGATGCAGGTCACTCCCAACGGCAACGACATGGTAGTGACCTACACCATATCTGTGCAGGGAACCGTGAACGGGGAGCCGATCGGCCAAGGTCCTTGGCGGATGCTGGGGGTGTGGCAACAAGTGGGGACAAGCTGGGTGGCGATTGTCCAGGCGGGGATGCCGGCAAGTCCAGAAGGCCAGCAACGGAAGTAATCTTCCAAAAACGTTACGAAATGTAACAGAATTGTCGAATGGGGACAGTGTTTAGGGGCCCTTGAATCGCCATTCAAGTCTCTGTTTACCAAGGACATGACGGTCACCGGGCGGAAGGTGGAAGCCGGAGTGCAGTAGTGCTAACATCGCGGGCCAGAACCGGCTCGGTGCCGGTAT
This DNA window, taken from Terriglobales bacterium, encodes the following:
- a CDS encoding nuclear transport factor 2 family protein; this translates as MPKSTPLALPLIVVLVLGGCTMWKEKQPATWNSATGAEQFERLLWQEIKARNWPEVERHLGSNLVVVVPTGTRDRAAQMEFLKGVEITDYSIGEMQVTPNGNDMVVTYTISVQGTVNGEPIGQGPWRMLGVWQQVGTSWVAIVQAGMPASPEGQQRK